The Spinacia oleracea cultivar Varoflay chromosome 2, BTI_SOV_V1, whole genome shotgun sequence DNA segment AGTAGAATGATGCAGAAATGTAAGCTAACCTTCTTTTTTGTGCGGTCTGGAGCTATTTTCATTGCTTCTTTCTTTAAGCCTTCATTAGGAAGGCGATGTCGCCTGACAACCAAATCCATCGAAGGGCCAACTTCAACCAACTCCATTCTTGGTACTACAGTTCCTGATTTCTTTAGCTTCAGTGCACAGTGACTGAGGTACACCTTGTTTGAAGTAATAGCAGTGCATACATAGATATggtcgattccggcaatattcaaATTTTCAACTACCTGAAACAGTTGAATTCAACACATATGTCACGCCACCTTATTAGATCACAACATATAATAAAAGATATGTTAAAGTTCTTATTAATGTACCTCTCCTCTCAACAGTTCCAAGAGAACTTCCTTTAAATGCTTCAGCTCATCAACGCTCTCAAATCCTTCACCAATGAAAGCGATTAAAGGCTTGGACCCCAACTTCGGGGAAATCTTTTTATCATATGAGAAAGATTGGAGTGACCTATAATTCTCAACTCCGACTTCTACCAAATCATAGACGTGGTTATCATAGAAACGCCCCATAACAAGATTGTCAGGCCGCTTTTTTGAGTGAGAACCAAACTGCCGAGTaatacaaaaacaaacaaagaaacGACTTAGCGGGTTTATGTGGCAATAATAATCTAGAAGCTGATGACAGAATGCCTGTAATAGTAACTTGCAAAACAATACTATTCAAACATATCTCAGTAACAATTGTACTTTGACCTTGCAAAACTACACAAGAAAGCATTAACCAATTCTAAGGTTCTCCATAAGCATACTGGTGATTTTGCTCCAGTTCCCAAGGATATGAGATAGCAGCATACCTACATTCAATCAACTTTACCCGTCGAAAAAGGACCCTCGCCCAACAGACATCTCTAGCACCATCATATACAAAGTAAAAGATAAATAATAAACGTAGGCATCCAGTTCTGATAAGAAACACTTGGTAATTcaagtattctttattttagcTTTATGGAGACTATAGAGAGTAGCAAAGTTCAGAAATGGAAGGACATGATATGCCATGGAAACTTTATGACTATGCAGACCTTGATAGTTTTTTAAAATAAGCAATAACTCTTTCGTTTATACCAATATAAGGCCTTAGGATGAATCTCTATGATTTATACTTGATACACTTCTTTTTTAAGGACCTAACATAGAGGCAATGACATTCATTTTTGGAACAAAAGGACATAAACTTTTAGTCATCACTTACGAAACTAAGCTTATGTTTCAATAAGCATGAAAAAAAGTTTATAGCTCATAAGTCCGTCCCAAAAACTAATGTCACTATTTCTATATCAGTTCATTCAAAAAGAAAATGCATGAATCGTTGACATACCACACTTACTATTAACCACGCTACACTCACTTAACCAACACACAACACAAGGATTTCATTTTGACATTCGCGCATGTCCTTATTCAAAAACTGAATGCTCTTTGTTACATGTCTTTTGAGATCTAATGCTTGTTTGCCATTTTTTACTGGAGGGCACAATTCTTGAGACATAAGAGTTTGATGGCATCAAAACTTTCGATCATGCCAACAAAAGGCATTAGGGTAATGCACCAAATCTCTACAATTTGACTTGTAACACTTTTTTTTAAGGACCTAATATAGAAACAATGACATTCACTTTTGGAACAAAAGTGCATAATCTTGAAGTCTATATTTACGAAACAATGCCTATGTTTCAATATGAAAGAAAACAAGTTTATGACTCATACTACCGTCCCAAAAATAATGTCACTCTTTCTATATCAGTCGATTCAAATACAAAGCCACTAATATCAAGATTCTCAACATACTCTAGCCACAAAACTGTAATCACTTCACTAAACCACAACATAAGGATGCCTTCTTGAGTTCTTGAACTTCTAAACCGAGTATTATATgtcattcaaaattcaaaagttGATAATTTGAAGCAAACTAGGTGCATAGCTTTGGGGGTACAAACTATAAGGACTTGCAAGTTGCAACTACAGAGGCAAATATTTAATCTAAATGACCGGATAGTGGTTATATGCTCCTTCCAAACCCATTAATTCAGCACGGTCCAAATTCTTTCTGGAACTTTGTCATGTCACATTATAGAGCAGCCTTAGAAGTGCTAATTTTACCATACACATGAGCATTGGGTCGTACGGCAAAGATGTGGGCCATGTGCCAAAATCAGACATTAGACACTGATTTCTGTGATTGTGCGTTACCATATTCCTTCACAGCTATCGTGGCCTGCTAATAACTGAACTAACTTATTTGTTGCCTAGCCTCATAACTCATTTGGCACCAAGTAGACTTCCCTCCCAAGCACTTCTTCCATTAGATATTCCTCTCTAACTAATCAAGAAATTACCAATTCATTACGTTGTAACTTTCAGAAAGAAAGACATGCAAGAGTAAACAGATCAATGACATACACATGGAGGAGTACGCCCAATGACATAAACCAACAAAAGTAGTAGACATAACTCTAAGAGCAAGTTGGGACAACGAACCAAAGAAAGATAATGGGATTAGTGTAATTTAACATGAAATGTCGCATGTATATGATCAAGATATCTACCAATACTAACAACcatgcatttttttttcttttcaactaCCACTCATTACCACGTCGTATGAGGAGGCCTTTAGGTGGCTACAAAAAAATGGTAGCCACTACTACTACTTAAATCTCAACCCTTTAGGATTAATCTTGTCCATTCATTTAGTTGACTTCGAACAAATTAGTAAACTAGTTAACAAATAAATTGTGCAATAAATAATGAAACAAAATTAACCCACATTTAATCCAACAATCTAGAATTTTGTCTCTCTCTCGATCTCTTATCCCCTTATCTGCTTAAACATCCCTTAACTATTACAAAATTGAGTTTAGACTTTagactttatcattttcgtattcttctaataaaatttaattaatactatGTACTGTAATATCATAGAAATCATTTAAACATAAAAGTGAAATCCCATTGATGTTTTTATTGGTAAAAAGAAGCATTTCATTTATTTGGGAGGAGTTCCGACAAACAACAGTTATGTTTATTATGAATGAAGAGCGGTTTTCTGCTGTTCTCCATGGTCAAGCCTAGAAGATACATTATGTAGAGAGTAACTTTCccttaaaaaaggaaaagaaaaaggaattGATATAACTCTTACTACATTTTTGTTTCTGCTTTTCTCTCGTCACTTTATCAGTGATTCGGCTAATAGAAGTACTACATAATCTACAATTGCTGTtttaattggtaaaaaaaacatTTCATTTATTTGGGAGGAGTTCCGAGATCCGACTAACAACAGTGGTATTTATTATGAATGAAGAGCGGTTTTCTGCTGTTCTCCATGGTCAAGCCTAGAAGAGGCATTATACAAAGAATAATTTTCccttaaaaaaggaaaagaaaaacgaATTGAgataactcttttttttttggtgctttTCTCTCGTCATTTTATCAGTGATTCGACTAATAGAAGTAGTACGTAATCTACAATTGCTACAGTTTTGATCTGAGAGTGTTCTGAATTTGCTACGTAAATTCGTTGATGTTTGCTACAAATATAAAATGGTGCTTGTGAAAGAATATATAGGAGCGTGCTATGATCTTTTGTATTTCTTCAACAACTACAAAGTACTCTCTATGTACTAAATGTGAATTGTCACGTAAAATCTAATTTTCTGTGCTGTAATTTGAAGAACCTAAAAGTTCTCTAACTCGAAGAGCACTAAATTCATAACTTTCCAAATGTAAGGTTTAGTAGCAAAGATAAAGAATGAAGACTAGGGGAGAGAGATAGAGAAATAGAGTGCAAAAAGACGAGTGGGATGAAAGTGAAGAAAATTtaattcattatttttattGCTAAACTTATTTTGTTCTAATATATTTGAAGTCAATTATACGAATGGACAAGTTTAGTCTTATAGGttgaaattcaatcaattataGTGGCCACCATTTATTGTGGCTATTGTAAAAATGTCCCCATCTTCTGAGCACTGGTGTAAACTGATGAACACCCCGTGAAAATTTACACATTAAATCACATCGCAATTCCTCAATCGTTGTCACTCACCACAAATTTCACATTCCACAATACATGCTACAATTAGCCACCAACTAAATCAAATAAACACACAGCAATCACATTAATTTAACTGGAAGCTGACAAATCGTGTACTTACCACGAAGAGGGAACAATCGGTCTTCTGAGAGAAAAACTCCAAGTTAGTTTCGCCCCCAGCTTCAAAGGGCCTAATTTTGTCATTCCTCCTAGTATACCTCACCGAATTCTCCTTCTTAAGATGATAAAGCTCAGTTAAAACTGAATTTAGCACATTGCTTGTTTTTGTACCATGAACAAACAGAGTCTTCTTCTCATTTTCAACCtaccaaacaacaacaaattccagaaattaaacacaaattcgctatactaaaaaaaatgaagaaattaTAGCAAATCTAATAAGAACTTACAATTTTTGGGGCTCGTTTCTCAAGAAATCTTCTACCTCTGTGAGTTTTTGCAGTTTTAATTTCAAACATTTCTACAACTGCATCATTCAAACCCCAGaaattaacgaaaaataaaaaaggattATACGAATTTCAAGTAGAATTTCTCATGAAAAACATCAAAATAAACCCAACAAAATATATTATTAACAATTTGAAACCCATCATGTCAGAAAAACCGAGACATACCAAAAAATTACAATACGAatttcaaaacaacaaataaaagCTAACAAAAAACCCAGCAAAAGAcatttaaaaatttagaacattacaatcttttaatcaataaaaatacaaataaGATCAATAGAAAAATTGATTGTAGATAATTACCGAGAATAGCAGTAGCAGAGCAGGAGAGGTGGTTGGCAGAGATGGCGCCGACTATAGATACAACTACAAGACGCGGCTTTTATCGTTAGGGTTTTGAGAGGGTTttaagaggaggaggaggaaggagATGCAGAGTATAGGTTTGGAGttcgaagagagagaaaagtatTACTCCGTATGACAACAATACTTATTTACTTTTATTCTTTaattaaaaagaagaaaaaaaatactcaaGGCACCTCCCAGAAATACATGGAGCACTTGCTTAAACTTAAACAAATGGAAATAAAGGCTGAATAGTAAACAAATTTTAGAAGGGACACTTAAAAGTCAAATAACTtatcaatgatgtcttggcctagtggttaagactgagggtcTGTGTATAATAGATTTTAGGTTCGAATCTCCACGCCCCCATTTGTATTGTAAATAGagatttcagatttaataatcaaaattcacaaattcctatcaactactccgtatattcaGGCAAAACCCTCGTTTGTGAAAGAAATGACGTTTCCTTGTCTCTTCAAACCTAGTAACCCTAACCGGGATTGATCTTTTTTCCTTGGTCGGTTTTGTATGGGATCCTCTATCGTTGTAGTGAGTGATCATTGTTCACCTTTCACCATTGGCTTTTCTCAGCTTCTCTGATTTCAGTCTTAGACTCTTAGGTGATGGCTACCATTATATTCAACATTCAACCCCACATTTTTCTTCGATGGCTACTATTTCCCGTCACGGGGACTTGAAATTTTTTGATTTGTTTGTCTAACTGTGAACTTGAGTATAAGctcttctattttatttttaaacttttttatagGTTGCTTCGATGCATTAGTAAAGATTTTTTATGGAACATTTGAAGGTTTGAAATATTAAGTTTCGTGAGAATATATGTGAGCTCTTTCTCTTAGAGTATAATTTCCGTGAAAAGTACATGAAGTTTTCTTCGGTTGGACTTGAGGCGAGGTGTGTTATCACGACGAATCTATTTTTAGGAATTCATGGTGCtctcttttcttattttattatggTTCTCAAAAGTTTGAAATTTATATGATCAGATGATTTAGGTTAGTGCTTCTTGTGCAAGTACTACCTAGGTTTTCTTTACTAATAAAAGAAacacttatttttttatttttataaaccGAGCTATCATATATGATGTAACTAATATGTAAAGTCGGGTTTTAACTAGAGTCACGAGATATCGACATTTTGCATTTCAATTTTGCGTAAAGTGTTGTGCCTCATACACGATAACTAAGAAAAATTTGCCACAAATAAGCGAGGTTCTGATAAATTTTTATTAGGATAAATTTCGATCAACCGTGACTTTCAATACAAACCTAATGAATTCATAATTTGACatcattttatttgttttaaaaagtaCAGTACTTTAAAACAATATCCATTTatattatgctttaataattgatttAAGAAATTAAATCCAACTGTATAAGAAAAATCCAGTTACATACACTAGGAGTATATGGATTCTTGGATGATGTACTTACAAGAATGCAACTATGGAGATTTAGATTGCGAAGGGAGAGACGACACACAATTATGTTTTTTGTAAATACATCACAGGGGTATGTTGGTAATTTCACATCAcataaaaacatcattttcttAAATTTTATACCATTATTCTTATTT contains these protein-coding regions:
- the LOC110803933 gene encoding ribosome production factor 2 homolog — translated: MFEIKTAKTHRGRRFLEKRAPKIVENEKKTLFVHGTKTSNVLNSVLTELYHLKKENSVRYTRRNDKIRPFEAGGETNLEFFSQKTDCSLFVFGSHSKKRPDNLVMGRFYDNHVYDLVEVGVENYRSLQSFSYDKKISPKLGSKPLIAFIGEGFESVDELKHLKEVLLELLRGEVVENLNIAGIDHIYVCTAITSNKVYLSHCALKLKKSGTVVPRMELVEVGPSMDLVVRRHRLPNEGLKKEAMKIAPDRTKKKLKNVKGDVLLGKTGKIYIPDQKLGEMELQTNAKGVKRERREARKNKGGSDTQASKKQKGEEEVST